The window CACAACGTCTGGGTTCAGCTCTGGTGTCGGGGTCTTGTTACAAATTGAGTGGAAAGGTAAGTCGCCGTTCTTGGTTTTGGCTACGGTCCCAACATTCTGGTTAGTCCAGATGGAATTCCAATCGGCAGCGAGGTCCTCATGCACGGCTCTATAATTCTCTAGGGTCAAAGTTACGCTGGAGATGGCAAGAGGTTGGGCCATCTTCAGCGTCTTCTTTGCCTTGAACCGTCGATAGCAGAATATGAGAGACAAGACCATTATATCCAAGAGCAACTCAAACATTTCAACCACGGACAACACCGAGGACCCAAACCACAGACTCCACTGACTTCCCATGTTGGACAAGAGCAAATTCACCTGTGAATGGGACATATAAGGATTGAATGGTTATATTGACAGGATACATGGTGCAACTCATGAAATATGAACTTATTGCATTTCCCCAGCAGGTGAATTAGCTAGGATTGGGACAACTCAGCGCTTCATGTGTTCTCTAGCTTGAAATCTTGGCTCCTtagagttttttttaatttgggggaagagagagaaagagattattTGATTTTGCTTTTATTAGAAGTTTAGTTGCTTAGTGCAGTTTATGCCGATAACATAGGTACCAAATCAACAGCCCCAGGGAATGAAATCCAAAGGGCAAATACAGCACTGGCTGCAGAGATGCAGGCTTCCCAAGCTGCACTGTCATTTTTTTTCAGGAGGGAGTCCCCGGACATGGGGCTGGACGGAGAACACTAACCCATTTCCCCTGGGATGAAACACCAGCAGATGCTAAGAGGTTCTAGTCTCTGCCAACCCAGGTCAGCTTCAGACCAGTGAACTAGAGGTAGAAGACTCCGCCCCTGATTACTGATCACCTTGGTTCGCTGCAGTACTTTGCTTTTAATCCTAATGGTTTTCCAAAACTTTTCCAAACGCAGCGGGAATTGTGACACCCAACGCTCTGCAGGGTTCTTTCCCCTAGACAATTAAACCTATTGCAATGCCTGTGCCTGCCCTCAGTGTAAACCCTCTGGCCTGGATCCTAAAAGTCCATGCACAAGGCACAGCAGAGTGTGATAGATTTTTCCACCCCAGCCCGAGTGCATGGCAACATCTGCTCTGTGTCATACCAATTCCTTGGTAGCAAAAGCCTTATTAAACAAGATTTTCCCTATAAAGATTAATCTCAGGGTAGATGTTGGTAGGGGACAAAGTTAGTGTGGCACTGTGTATTTGATAATATCTTGTGATTTTATTTAaccccatgcttcagggcataatctGATCCCATGttagggtcaggaaggaaattcTCCCCAGCCATTTGCATCTTCCCTCAGAAGCGTCAGATGTTGGCCATTATGAGAGTCAGGAATGAAGACTAAAGCAATGAGCTGATCCAGTACTACTTACTGTGTACACTGGAGATTCATCCACAGACTGGTAGTTCAATTGCTGGTAGAAGATATTCACCTTGGCGATGTCTCTCCTTCAATGGAAAATGGGGAAGAGTCAGAGATAGGTTCCCTGCACGGCATTCCACCAACTCTAAGTTTTGCTTccgagtttgatttttttaaaacagagaaaCCCTACAAGTAGGCCTTTAAACTGGGCCAAAGGGTGTCTAGCAACAGATTTAAATGGCTAAACAAAAGGAGGATAAAAAGCCTGATTCAAACCCCGgtcaaatcagtgggagtctttctaaTCAATTTCAATGGGCTCTGGAACATGTCCAGAAAGCCTACCAATGCAATGTTTTGTTGCTAAACCATTTGTCTGCATAACTGGGATGTCAGATTGAACCCCTATATCATTGAGGTCGTCGTGCTAATGgtctggctggcaggctgcagcccacGGGTTCTGGGGACAAGGTTTGCTCTGCATTGGCATAGTTGTTTTCTTTGCATGCTGTTAGGCTCTGGAACTGTCTCAAGGGAAGCGAAGGAAACTTCACCACCTGGGACATAGTGAAGTGGGGAGAAGGGATGGGATGTCCTCACAGGTCTTTTTCCATCTTTGACTTCTACGATTCCATGAGGACAAATAGTTCAGGATCTGTTCCTAGTTCAGATACCTCTGGGTGAAAAATCATGCTCCGATACCTTCTCTTGGTGACTAACCTGTTGTGGGTAGAATTATATCCCTTCTGCCGACTCAGAATCTGGcggacccaatcctgcaacacAGTATTTCTATGTTACTGGCATGTTGCTGCTTGGAACAGGCACCAGATAACCACTGTTGTCATTTTTATGCCTCAGGTTCAGTAATTTTCCATATTCCTTCTGCCTTGTGGGGGTAGCCACTGTGCTTCCCTCCTGAGGCATACTGAACATAAGGTACATTTCACCTCTGATAACACGAGTATTGTTAGATCCCAAAAGAGATCTAGTAGGACATTTGAAGGCATGGGATTTAAATACAGTGATTTATTTAACCGGATACTCCTGTTAAATTTAACTCCTGTGATCACCAGTAAAAAAGCCAACAGCACAGGAGTATCACGGATCATTGCCCCCTCTAAGGACGGGGAAATAGTCACATGGTAGTATCTCAGATATATGTGGACAGCGTTCTTAGAGGGCAACCGCTCAACTAATTGAGTCTTTCGAAAACACATGGATATCAGCTATTGTGTAATGCATTTGTACCTACATATGCCTCCATTTCACATACACTTATCACCAGGAGATATGTCTCTAGTGGCCGGTTGACATTAGATCATGAGAAATAGGAAGACGTCATCTATATATATCACGaaatctgagcatctcacaaacagtaactcacaacacccctgtgagttaGACtatcattaaccccattttatagggcactgaggcccagagaggtttagTGATGAGTCCAAGATCACACAAGGAGTCTGGAGTGGAACTGGAATTGAATCTAGACCTCTTGAGCCCCGGTAGAGTTCCTTAATTACAAGACAATCTACCCAAACACATTGGCCATTTTGGTTTATTGCAATCCCAACGTTCTGTCTTGCCTTTCCCCCAGAGCTCTCAATATCTCCCAGGTCCTGAGGCATGGGTCTACAGAACCCACTTATATCCTTGACTCCAACAACctatatagcaggggtggccaacctggagctccagagccacatgcggctccttgtataggcaatgactctggggctggagctacaggcgccaactttccaatgtgccggggggggggtgctcactgctcacccctggctctgccacaggccctgcccccactccaccccttcctgccccctccccatagcctgtagtgccctcgctcctctcccctcccccccccagagcctcctgcacgccatgaaacagctgatcgggaggtgcagggagggagggggaggtgctgatcggtggggctgctggtgggtgggaggcactgggagtggcggggatgggggagctgatgaggggctgctgatgtattactgtggctctttggcaatgtccattggtaaattctggcttctctcaggctcaggttggccacttcTGCTATATAGTTTCCAAACACGGTGTATCCATATTTGCTCTGTACTCTACCTGAGACTTTGTCGAGGGCCATTTCGCAGTCCCCGCAGACAGCTTGTACCACGACTCCCTGGGAAGGCACAAGGGAAATTACAGTCACTGCGACAGAAACGTGGATGTGTGCAAGCCCAGTGAACTCTTTCGCCACATGCGGTTTTGGTGGCTTGCCTTTGACACTCCCAGGGCATGAGCAAGTGTTTGCTACGTGCACCATAATGCAGGGAATTGTGTTTCCCCGCGGCATCAGCAGCATCTCTCATGGCAGGCCCCTGTATCTTACTGTACTAAGGCTCGATCCTGCATAGTGCCGAGTGCTCTCAACTCCAACTGATGCCAGTCAGAGCTGGGGGCCCCCACTTGACAGGAGATACAGGCCTGGACTCTGCTCAGATCATGAGTGACAGTCTCTGGTTCTAGGGATAGCACAGAGTGCACAGGACCCGCCAACTAGCTCCACCCTTATCAGAATCCTTCCCCTCTGGCCAGTGACTCACCAGCACGGTTTGGGACACTTGGCGAAACAGCTGAGGTGGTGATCGGCCAGCCTGTTGTACAGCTGATAGAAGCAGTGccctggaggaggagatgggaaggaaCAGACTCAGACAGAGCTCCCCCAGGAAATATGCTCTCCCAACCCCGGGATGGTCTGGCACACCATGTTCCCTCGTGCTCTGCTCTGTCCTGCCcccacttcatagaatcatagaatatcagggctggaagggacctcaggaggtcatctagtccaaccccctgctcaaagcaggaccaatccccagtcagattttttgccccagatccctaaatggctccctcaaggattgaactcacaaccctgggtttagcaggccaatgctcaaaccactgagctatccctcccccttacaaACAGCTGCAGATGGCTTGGTTAATTTCCCACCTGAGTGCCAGGGTCTTTCTCCACTGAGGACTTAGACTTTAATTTGAGGACTACTGCACGAGTTACTTGGCGAGACATCAACcagaaaaaggagaaagagaTCGATTGCCCTTCTATGAATGGAAACTGCACAGACAACCCGTATTACTTGGACTCGGTAGGTGAAATAGCTCGGCTGCAGGGTTGGCTTTGGCAACGCATGTCCTTTTTTGTTTTGCGCTGCTAATCTCTGGGGAAGGTGATGCTTACTGGCATTAGGATACTTACATAGCCTGCCATCCGTGTAcggctggagctgcccctggcagAAGACTAGGTGGTAGGATACAGCCCTTTAAGTCTCTTTGGGAAGGAaacacccctccagccccccggaCCTTTTGAAAGCTGGACAAATGCCAGGTAAAGCGCCAGACTAGAACTAaactcttccccgcccccatttgtAATTTAAGCAGCCACATTTTTCTATGGCAAAAGGCCAGCGAATTATCTCATTGGGCTGCCAATTACCAGCTGACTCTCGGCAGCATCAGTCCAACTACATGGTAGTCCAGCAATAATCGGAGAAGCCCCCTGTTCTAGCAAGAACTATTCCTACCAGGCCCGGCCTGAGATTACACGCCTTGCGCCATTACCCCAGGCAGGATGCTTGTTGTAGTTACAGTATTCGGCGCCAGGAGGCAGTGGGTAGTAATAGTAGCCGCAGCCGCATCTTTCAACCATTTTGTCCTGGAAGCAGGAGTGCAAACAAGCCTGAAAAAACAGAACGCTGGGTAAGTCTGAGCTCCTTTGGGTCCTGATCTCTGCCCACGAACAGCGTGTGATCGCTGGAGAAGAGCTGCAGCTCTTTGCCTTGCAAGAATACACAGTGTATAGCCATGGCGGGATGGGGTGAAAGGGTTTCAAATACATTCACCCCGTGGGTGTGCTCTTGAGAACTTTGCAGGGCCTATAATAAATATTGCAGACTTCCAATGGATGGGGGTCTAACAAACATAACCACACAACCTATTGGAGGGCACAAGAATAACCACAGCGGAACAGAGCAGCAGTCCATCTAGCTTAGTATCCGGCCTCCGGTGCAGTGCTACAAGGAGGTGACAACTCCAGTGTTCTGGGTACAACCTCCGCCACTCAATAAAAGAAGTTGTCATGTCCCACAGTGTGCAAGTTACTTCTGGAAGTTGTCATGTCCCACAGTGTGTAAGCTACTGCACTGCCAGCCTCTAACTCATTGCTTTGTCAAGCAAGGTTTGAACGGTGCGACAAGTCCAACCATCTGCTCGGACAGTACCTGCAGCGTGTAGGAACTGTTGTACAGGAGTTTTACATCCACATCTGCTCCGTCGACTGTGCATTTTCCATAATTCCCACCCAAGCGATGCACCTCGTCCTGTGGACACAGAAAAGAGGCGTATACAATTATGGAGCATTAATACGGAGCTCCAAACGCAGCTGCCACTTTACACAGAATAGTGCAGAATAACGCCCAGTCTCGGCCCTGATGAGCTTCAAACGTAACACACACAAGACAGACAGCAAAGCAAGCGTTCAGGTAAAGGAGACCGTGGAGCAGTGGTaagcaattattttttgtcaaggtccaaatttcttggtcaaggtccagacccCAGAGAAAATACTATAAAACcaatcaataaaataataataaataataaataaaaagattccaCAGTCCATTCAAACgcatctggtggtccggatttgggCCGCAGTCTGCCTACTGCCTACCCCTGGTATGGAGGGATCAGTGATCAGCAGACCAGGGATTCCAGGGAGGAGTGGGTTTGAAGAAGGAGAGCAGAGGGATGTTCCAAGTGCAGGTGTGAAGCTAAGGACAGAAGACAAAGGGGCAGCAAGGAGAAAGGACTGGGTGGAGCAGAGACCatgagaggagaggaggaggagagcataAGACTGGAGGTGTAGGTGAGACACGACTgacattcaaggtgaagtggggaGCTACCCTCTTACACGCTGACAGCAGGTGACGGGATTTTCTCTGCCGGGCCAGCGCATGTCATGGGCTTATCACAGTTCTCAGCCTTGCCGCTATGCCGTGGGTTACCAGCGGCGGCAGGCTCAGAGCCAGCTCATAGCTCGATCGCGGACCGAGACACAgcagggaaagcagaggcagCCCCGGTTCCACTGACAGGACATCACAGCCGAGGGGGGGGATGAAAACGGTGTCTTCTTCCCATCCCCCATGCCCTCTAGCACATTTTGTGTCAGTGATGTGCATTTCTAATAGGGCTCTTATTTATTATGTCATCAAGTGGAGGACCCTCCCATCCCACAAGCTGAAGGGAAGCAAATGGCTGCACACCCTTATTCAGAAGGTTTGGCTACAATACTTTGCCCTCCCTTAGTAACTTCCACCTGACCctctcaaagcaccttacaaacatGAATGGAAGAGTGAggcctagaacccaggagtcctagcgtTCAGTCCTGTGCTCCcaccacaaggccatccttcccctcgggcctgcccagcactggccGAAAAGGAAAATGCACGGAGGAGAAACAGTGCCGCTGTGCCTGGCCTGCCCACCTGTCTGATTCCGATGTTAGTCGCGATCCCCGGTCTGATGTCGAACCACTCATGCTCGAGGAACGGCGTCTGATTGTGGTTGTGGATCATCACTTGCACGCCTGCCACCGTAGACAACAGCGGGAGGCGATCGTTCTGCTCCGCTTTCAGGATCAGGGAGAGTCCTGGAGACACAAGGAAAGGAAAGCATCTCTTTAACCTGCAACTCAGCAGGGCAAGCCCTAGGAAGTGACGTCATCTCTTCCATCCCCCGTGTGTATGTAGGTGTTGGAAGGAAGCATCATTAGAGGTGTTTACAAACTGGATGGGTGGAGTGGTATTTGCTTTGTCTCCTACCCCTGGTCCTGGCCAAATAACGTACCATAGGAAATTCCAGGTTTCGATGCTTTCCAGAAGAGGTCTGTCCCCTCGCTGTTGAAAGTGTAGCAGCTTCCATAGACCTGGTGGTGAAAGTGAATGTAGTCGCTGGAAGCAAAAGAGTTCAAATATTATTTGTTATGGCTGAACCTCCCCGCCACGTTAGTATTGTAATGTGGCcgcaggatcccattgtgctagatactgCACAAACATAGAATGaaaagacaggccctgccccaaagagtttacaatctaagactTGCTACGGTCTCCTAACAAACTCTTCCTAGGATACTTTCATACAACCCAAAACAAAAGAATACACTAATTAGCGGCCAGCCAACAGATAGCTACCAAGTAACAGGCACATGTCAATCCCCTTCTTATGCTTAACTAGCTCAGTGTTGTTTACACTAATAACAACTAATCAAATATATTTGTACTTATATCATGCTTGCCATCTGAGGATCTCTGAGTCTTCACAAAGCTGGGAAAGCATTATCTCCATTATACAGACAGGAAAACCAAGGCATGGAGTGATTAATTGAATAGCAAGTGAGCGTTAAAGGCAGGAGTAGAACCAGGAGTTCTGACTGCCTtttccctgctgtaaccactgtCTCCAAGGTCCAGGGTGCAGGCTAGGCATTTTTAGCTCAAATTTAAAGCAAAGATTTGGCTTCTCCAACCTCCCTCCTTCATTTCTCTTGTGCTATAATAGTGCATCAGGTGATGGGACCCCACACAATGCCTTGAATACCAGTGCCAGTCAGACTCAGATCTCACACCGTGTAACTTTACGAGACATATTTTTCATATACACAAAGAAGTTTGAGGTGGACTGCCTTTGTTAATTTCATCTCTCTCATTGCCTGGGACCTAATTCAGGTCAATGTATTAACTCCAAGACTGAATTTAGCCCTTGAGACTTCCCTCCAGTGATTTATTGGGTACACAAGACTTTCTCTGAGAGCACTTAGGCAAACATTtccttgctgtttttttttttttttgtatgagcATTTAATATGCTTTTTTGTTAGGACACAACTGGATCCAAGCACACGCTGGCATCTACAGCCTTGGCTATGCAACAGTCAGTGCAGTAGCACTTAATTACAGAGACCGCAATCAGCTGCAAAGGGAATGGTGATAACCCTGCATAGCTTCTTCAGTGTCACAGAGTTTATAGCCAGAACGGACTATTAGATCATACAGTCctgacctcctgtctatcacaggccATGACATTTCACTCCGATAGCCCCGTACTGAGCCAAATGACTGTAGTCTCCTGAGGACTCGAATGTCTTGGTCTAAGGCAAAGAACAAGAGCGACCAAGGTGCCCTGATTAATGCCCTAGCAGGGAATTGCTTAGGGGCAATACATCCAGATGATTCTAGCAGGCGTAGTCCACCCCACGCTGCAGATGAAGGGTGGAAGGCCTTCTGCTGAGGCATCCCTTTGTCAACAGGGAGCTGGTGGGTGGGTTTCCAGTAACCAATATTCTCCTCGATTTGATCTCATTCAGTTACAGTAGGCTGCCCTGTCTGGGTAACTACCCAAGAGCTGGCTTGGTGGTGTGGCAGAAGTGTCAGCTTCTGAAGGGCAGGACTGTCCAGAGCAAAGCCAACAGAGCATGCTTGACGTTGTGGCAATTATCCTCATACTCCCCTGGCCACTGGAGAAGTTGAGTTAGGTTAGATCATTCATAATGAGCTGTCTGTTTGCAATTCAGACATCTGTATCTCAGGGAGGCAGTACGGGCTGCTGGTAACACCCCAgaactgagattcaggagactGGGGTCCTTTTCATGATGGCCATCACCTTGCTAGGCGACCTTGGCCAAGTcagttcacctctctgtgctcactttccccctctgtaaagcaGGGACAATAGTCCCTTCCCacctttggaaagcactttgagagccttgCATGAATGGTACTATATATAAAACACAAAGTATTATTACTAGACCACAGCCAGAGCTAGAGAGGCCTTTGTTCAAAGCTGTTCGTTGCTTTACAGAAATAACCCTGGATAAACACTTTACCATAAGATTCCATGAAAGTGCTGGGGCTCATTTGTTTCGGGTGTTTGTTTGCAGCTGACTGGTAGGGGATTTGCTTCCCTAGCTCAGACTTGAGAGTTGGTGCTTTCCATGCTCTGGGATTTACCACTCCACTGGTCTGTACGTTCCTGCACAGGGCAATGCTGGAGAGCTCATGGGCAGCGCAATGAAGTTATTTACTGGACTTGGGCAGGTTTGCTTTGGGTTTATTGGACTGTTCTTGCATTGTGGTGCAGCCTCTGGGTGGCACCGTGGGTTGGTTTACTTTAGCTTTTACCCCTGCAGACACAGGGATCAATACGTCACACAAGGGACATTTTGCAATGAGTCCAATGGTAAAACCACCACCCAGCCTGGTGACCAACCCATGCTCTCTGCTGGGGCAGAGTTTCGAATTGGTTGGTCATCCTTCCGAAGACCACATCTCAGTGGTGTTGTTCAGAGATGTTCTGACCCATCTCCATCAAAAATTCCTGCAATTCATGGAAATACCGACATGGACGGTTCAACTCAGACTAATGCCTGAGCACCCTCATTTCGCGTCTTGTTTAAGCCCCAGTGGACTGGTTTCCTCAGGCACAAGGGCACAGTTTCAGACACCCGCTGTTGATTTCACCTGGCGCTTATGCTTGTCACTGGACCAGTCTGGCTGAACAAAATGCTGCCCCCCTCTTTCTGCTCTGCTGAAGCAGCGCTTTTTATGCTGTTCTCTTGCCTCTCCTGTTATATCTCAGTCCTGGGGGCGGTCAGGCTTTGAGCTTTGTTGTGTCAGCTTTTGGAACGTGTGGTATTTTCCTCCCTCCAGCAGAAAATAGATCTTCTCTGACTCCAACTGCCTTTGAAGGCAGGAGCCAAACTTGTCTCTCATAAAAAGCTGCAAAACCACAGGCATTTGCTGCTGTTTTGGATgtatgtggtttttgttttgaggTCAGCCCAGTTGTCCCTTAGATGCACGGTGGGAGGACATTTAAATTCTTGTGTCTAAGCTTGTTTTACTACAAGCCATGAGAAACTACCGCAAAGCCAGACACCGAACAAGGACAGGTCTGGAGAATCCCCTCAACACTAACAAAAGGGGAAAGTCCACAATTGCAGTTTTCTACATCAAATATGATCCTTTATCTTGTCCCCCTTGCTCCATTAGTCTGTTCAGCGGCTGCAAGACAAATAACTATTCATCTGAGACCTGTCCTAttcaaaggggtgggggaaggggggcgtaTCGATAAATCAGAGTCCCCCAAGCATGCACACAAAGCAGTTCCCAATCAAAAAGATGAAGTTCCTATATTTAATAACAGAAACAATAGGCGGCATTTCTGCAGCTCTTGCTACAGGGTGGCAGACATGAGGCCCTTGCACAGGGTTCTTCTGTTGAGGTGTCCCATCCCTTAGCCATGCATGAAGGTGCAATGGAATTCCACTAGCTCCTGCCGGGTTGATCAAGGGGGGTGGGAGCCTTTCCCCGGGGCAGAAGAAACTCTGAACTGTGACAGAGAAGGTTCTGCCAGGAAAACTCCAGGATGTGCCAAACTTGGGAGAAAACTCAAGCCGAGGTCGATATTTTGGTTGTTATGAATGATCAATAAAGCCAACCCTGGACTATATCCGGAgggtcagatgctcagctggggtCAACTGTCATAGCTCCGTTGAAGTCAAGCTACATCAGTTTgctccagctgaagatctgttcCAAAGATCGGTGCATTCTTAGGAGCAAAGAGGCAACTCCCACGGCTTACCAGGGTCTGTTAGCCATTCACTCCCCCTAGCCTCAAACCCCCTCTGCGAGGCAGGTGTATATTGGTATCCCCATTGTAAATGGAGCTACAGAGAAgttaagcgacttgcccaaagATCACATAGCAAGGTGGTGGACGAattgggaatagaagccaggaacTGGCTCCCAACCCTgtgctccagccactaggccagtTAAACGATGAGACCagtccactgctctaaccacgagACCCATTATCATCCTGAGAAAAGATTACACCTTTTATTATAATTATGTGAAACTTCTCTAGTCAAATCAGCCTCCATATCCTTCCTCCctagtgaggttcttactcatgCTAGGAGCTGGCTGATCACACAAGCATCAAAGCAGCTGATTCCTGCAGTTAATTGCAGCAGGTGTGCCAGGCAGAAGTGTCAGCAAGACATTAAATCAACTTCAAAGAGAACAAGCAGCTACTGCTTCTGGtgggggaaaagagaggaaaCTGTCCTCTTTAGTTTGACCTCTAACAAGGGCTCTCACATTTCGTCCGTCTGCCCATCATGAGAGGTGCTGAACTTCCTCCACTCAACTTTCTCCTCGCAAGCTCTGGCATAATTCCAAGGTGGATGGGAACGGATTCCTTTGTCCTTTGCTAACCCACAATTACCCCCTTGGCAGGTATTTACCTCTCTCTGCAGGGCTCCCCGTCATACTGGCAAGAGTAGACCAAGTTTTGTATGTGCTCTTCATGAGAAGAAATGTTGATTATAACGGGTAGCTGGGACATGATATTCATATAGTGAAACCTGTACCACTCTTGAATGGTGTCTACCCCAGACGAGTAGGCCTTGTAGAAACAATTCCCACCTGTGGCATTGCActggggagaaaagaaaaggagagagggaaTCAGAGCCCACGTACAGGAGCAGTCCAAGGGACTCCGGCTACAGAAGATGCAAGATGGTGTCGTTAAGAGCAACGGAGGTGAGGTGTGAGGTGGATTTCTGTCCTGGCAGTACATGAGCCGTGGGGGCAGTCTAATGTGTGGGGAGTGAGAATACAGCTCAGCCACACAAGACCATGTTAGACGTGTCCCCAGGACTCTTGCTGGGGTCACTCCTTGGacaggagaaggaagagaagcaTTGTTTTTAATTACCTTGCCAGAAGAAAGGGTGAAGTTGGTGGAGGCACTCTTACAACTAATGAATTTTGGGCCAAACTCTGAAGTGCTCTCACTTCTTACTGAGTCCTTAGCCGGGGGAACACCCACTGTCGGCAATGAACGTCAGCCTGAGTAAGGACCTCAAGATATGGCATGGTGATAATAAATAAgtcaaaataaaattgtttgGGAATCTCACGCCTTGTCAGCTTCACTTCCTCGTTGGTTTTGAATTCCATGTCTACTATATCCCCATGTTATAGATGAAGAAACCGAGGCACAGTGAAATTAACtgacttttccaaggtcacagatCTTTTCTATCTATGTGTTAAGTTGATCATTTTTAACAcacccattctctctctccttccctgtacacacacacacatttacagttgtttgttctctcatttcTGGTATTGCTGGAAGGATCTTGCAAAAACATGGACTATGAAACGCTGCAAAACAATGTGGGATGTAACAATGTATAATTAGATGCTAGCTAATTATACAAGCTCTATCTATTGACATTCCTTGAATGTTGGTTGTTGTTGAGGAACCCCTATTATCCCCTCTCTCTACAAGAGTCTCAGAAGATAGGATAACAAGTAAAGGATTATGGTAGGGCTGGGATCTCCCCAGAGATCCTCAGACCCTTCATTAGACTCTATTGTTTAAATGCACCTATGTTCTATTTAATCTTTCGTGCAGAACAGGTTCAGTTAAACTTGTCGCATGGATTGGATGGATTACCTAACAAACTGCAGTTGCTTGGTTACACTTACCAATTTAA of the Chrysemys picta bellii isolate R12L10 chromosome 21, ASM1138683v2, whole genome shotgun sequence genome contains:
- the SCNN1D gene encoding amiloride-sensitive sodium channel subunit delta yields the protein MEQEWVNEEMGDEGLIEFYSSFKDMFEFFCKNTTIHGTVRLVCSSSNRMKTAFWTLLFLASFGMLYWQFALLFSQYWTYPVIMTMSVHSEPKMFPAITLCNLDPYRFDLVSERLAQLDQMAEEAIANLYGYKTSIFSSRYKKDISVKGGSANLSSSSFQLNRHISLVMLKEPDTGSRKKHFKVGFKLCNATGGNCFYKAYSSGVDTIQEWYRFHYMNIMSQLPVIINISSHEEHIQNLVYSCQYDGEPCRESDYIHFHHQVYGSCYTFNSEGTDLFWKASKPGISYGLSLILKAEQNDRLPLLSTVAGVQVMIHNHNQTPFLEHEWFDIRPGIATNIGIRQDEVHRLGGNYGKCTVDGADVDVKLLYNSSYTLQACLHSCFQDKMVERCGCGYYYYPLPPGAEYCNYNKHPAWGHCFYQLYNRLADHHLSCFAKCPKPCWESWYKLSAGTAKWPSTKSQDWVRQILSRQKGYNSTHNRRDIAKVNIFYQQLNYQSVDESPVYTVNLLLSNMGSQWSLWFGSSVLSVVEMFELLLDIMVLSLIFCYRRFKAKKTLKMAQPLAISSVTLTLENYRAVHEDLAADWNSIWTNQNVGTVAKTKNGDLPFHSICNKTPTPELNPDVVLNGFRHIKDHSIEIDLNS